The Antennarius striatus isolate MH-2024 chromosome 20, ASM4005453v1, whole genome shotgun sequence genome includes a region encoding these proteins:
- the tmem108 gene encoding transmembrane protein 108 isoform X3 produces MATSRSSPPSSPHPRSQDWHPEGSSSGDWSSTRGARPSNIILPAVAPHPSDSLYSTQISSLGGDTVTPNTVSTEGLGNPALELNSNTVDQGHLHKLVRVPQVPAPLLATVTRDSENLASPSTAVLNIDVDSTARGAPGPQALMSGSGSAHTEPLKLSVEEPTDPGLPPLSPWGAGSALSLKLREHARGPLHHSITLREVHAVNETPTAELEVEAGVSSVTPVDGPPSNQTSVASSPTPSTGPSLATQNPTSTPDNHTAPNETTTDGGHDQVVLGNGTDNAPLGYGSGNVTAYGGLLSNGSVEEVSAQRNGLEPPSTAGGNFLNTQDPWTPGNSSGPTVESPPSRMTICLSRMDIVWIVLAISVTVSTCSVLLTVCCMRRKKKSSNQENNLSYWNNAITMDYFSRHAVELPREIHTLESEDYDTCLPPNGDYSGSSMVLVNPFCQETLFINRDKASAI; encoded by the exons CATCCTCGCTCCCAGGACTGGCATCCTGAAGGTTCCAGCAGCGGCGACTGGTCATCCACGCGAGGCGCTCGGCCCTCGAACATCATCCTCCCTGCTGTCGCCCCCCATCCCTCGGACTCGCTGTACTCCACCCAAATTTCCAGCCTGGGTGGAGATACTGTCACCCCAAACACTGTGAGCACTGAGGGTCTGGGGAACCCGGCCCTGGAGCTGAACTCCAACACTGTAGACCAAGGCCATTTGCACAAACTGGTCAGGGTACCTCAAGTTCCTGCCCCGCTTCTTGCCACTGTTACCCGGGATAGTGAGAATCTGGCGTCCCCCAGCACAGCAGTCCTAAATATAGATGTAGATTCTACTGCCAGGGGGGCTCCGGGCCCCCAGGCTCTTATGTCCGGCTCTGGATCAGCACACACTGAGCCTCTGAAGCTGAGCGTGGAGGAACCCACTGACCCCGGCCTCCCGCCCCTTTCCCCCTGGGGAGCAGGATCTGCCCTCAGCCTGAAACTCAGGGAGCACGCTCGGGGTCCGCTGCACCATTCCATCACCCTGAGGGAGGTGCACGCAGTGAACGAGACCCCCACCGCTGAACTGGAGGTGGAGGCAGGGGTGTCGTCTGTCACCCCGGTGGACGGCCCGCCATCGAATCAGACGTCCGTCGCGTCCTCGCCAACGCCGTCCACCGGGCCCAGCCTCGCCACGCAGAATCCAACATCCACCCCAGACAACCACACCGCCCCCAATGAAACCACCACAGATGGGGGGCACGATCAGGTCGTCCTCGGTAATGGCACAGACAATGCCCCTCTGGGGTACGGGTCGGGGAACGTGACGGCGTACGGCGGGCTGCTCTCCAACGGCTCCGtggaggaggtgtctgctcAGAGGAATGGCCTGGAGCCCCCCTCCACAGCCGGCGGGAACTTCCTGAACACCCAGGACCCGTGGACGCCCGGCAACAGCTCAGGCCCCACTGTGGAATCGCCGCCGTCCCGCATGACCATCTGCCTGAGCAGGATGGACATCGTGTGGATCGTGCTCGCCATCAGCGTCACCGTGTCCACATGTT CTGTGCTTTTGACGGTCTGCTgtatgaggaggaagaagaagtctTCGAATCAGGAGAACAACCTCAGCTACTGGAACAACGCCATCACCATGGATTATTTCAGCAGGCACGCCGTGGAGCTGCCCAGAGAGATACACACTCTGGAGAGCGAG GACTATGACACCTGTCTCCCCCCGAATGGAGACTACAGCGGCAGCAGCATGGTGCTGGTGAACCCCTTCTGCCAGGAGACCCTCTTCATCAACAGAGACAAAGCGTCGGCCATctag
- the cdv3 gene encoding protein CDV3 homolog isoform X2, giving the protein MADVPTEKSLDDFFAKRDKKKKKEKGKGKEPATSVMVKKTKREKEKSTKNENQDTQIEKEDEEWKEFEQKEVDYSGLRLQALQISDEKEEEEYEKEEVGEDGEIILVSTDKVSGPWNKSGAAPVAAPPVEEVEVPESKPPGVYRPPGARLSTVKRSHNQGPPEIYSDAQFPSLLATAKHVETRKDREMEKTFEVVKHKTRGREEGSGASMQQLQLDNQYAILGDK; this is encoded by the exons ATGGCGGATGTTCCCACAGAGAAGAGTCTGGACGATTTCTTTGCCAAGCgggataaaaagaagaagaaagagaaagggaagGGCAAGGAGCCCGCCACGTCTGTTATGGTCAAAAAGACcaaaagagagaaggagaaatcgACAAAAAACGAAAATCAAGACACACAAATTGAAAAG gaggatgaggagtggaaaGAGTTTGAGCAGAAAGAAGTGGATTACAGCGGGCTGCGGCTCCAGGCTTTACAGATAAG TGacgagaaagaggaagaggagtatgAAAAGGAAGAGGTTGGTGAGGACGGCGAGATAATTCTGGTCAGCACGGACAAAGTGTCGGGGCCTTGGAACAAATCTGGCGCTGCTCCTGTTGCTGCTCCACCCGTGG AGGAAGTTGAGGTGCCTGAGTCAAAGCCTCCTGGGGTATATCGCCCCCCGGGGGCTCGGCTGTCCACTGTCAAACGATCGCACAACCAGGGGCCTCCTGAAATCTACAGCGATGCACAATTCCCCTCTCTACTGGCCACGGCCAAGCACGTGGAGACACGCAA GGACAGGGAAATGGAGAAGACTTTCGAGGTTGTGAAACACAAGACCCGCGGGAGAGAGGAGGGTAGCGGTGCTTCTATGCAGCAGTTGCAGCTTGACAACCAGTACGCCATCCTGGGGGATAAGTAA
- the cdv3 gene encoding protein CDV3 homolog isoform X1, which translates to MADVPTEKSLDDFFAKRDKKKKKEKGKGKEPATSVMVKKTKREKEKSTKNENQDTQIEKEDEEWKEFEQKEVDYSGLRLQALQISDEKEEEEYEKEEVGEDGEIILVSTDKVSGPWNKSGAAPVAAPPVAEEVEVPESKPPGVYRPPGARLSTVKRSHNQGPPEIYSDAQFPSLLATAKHVETRKDREMEKTFEVVKHKTRGREEGSGASMQQLQLDNQYAILGDK; encoded by the exons ATGGCGGATGTTCCCACAGAGAAGAGTCTGGACGATTTCTTTGCCAAGCgggataaaaagaagaagaaagagaaagggaagGGCAAGGAGCCCGCCACGTCTGTTATGGTCAAAAAGACcaaaagagagaaggagaaatcgACAAAAAACGAAAATCAAGACACACAAATTGAAAAG gaggatgaggagtggaaaGAGTTTGAGCAGAAAGAAGTGGATTACAGCGGGCTGCGGCTCCAGGCTTTACAGATAAG TGacgagaaagaggaagaggagtatgAAAAGGAAGAGGTTGGTGAGGACGGCGAGATAATTCTGGTCAGCACGGACAAAGTGTCGGGGCCTTGGAACAAATCTGGCGCTGCTCCTGTTGCTGCTCCACCCGTGG CAGAGGAAGTTGAGGTGCCTGAGTCAAAGCCTCCTGGGGTATATCGCCCCCCGGGGGCTCGGCTGTCCACTGTCAAACGATCGCACAACCAGGGGCCTCCTGAAATCTACAGCGATGCACAATTCCCCTCTCTACTGGCCACGGCCAAGCACGTGGAGACACGCAA GGACAGGGAAATGGAGAAGACTTTCGAGGTTGTGAAACACAAGACCCGCGGGAGAGAGGAGGGTAGCGGTGCTTCTATGCAGCAGTTGCAGCTTGACAACCAGTACGCCATCCTGGGGGATAAGTAA